In the genome of Dunckerocampus dactyliophorus isolate RoL2022-P2 chromosome 6, RoL_Ddac_1.1, whole genome shotgun sequence, one region contains:
- the taf5l gene encoding TAF5-like RNA polymerase II p300/CBP-associated factor-associated factor 65 kDa subunit 5L isoform X1, translated as MKRVRTEQIQYAVAQYLKRRQYVDSTEGSLKAAKLFQTAEEMAASLTVQTESGCTNVVSAAPCQSDPQQYELQYLRLRCFLSEADISWAKEVSSILYPLFVYFHLDMVHLGLKGAVDGFYNRFHSAFLQDSEQRATIEQLRHVLTSQDVAANPRLNAFLAHKFVVHLTEPAYGYLLRYLQSEDNSAICRVLSTHLQLEVSISRRTDYQLYGGAGGTAGAPNSTSTWAGVDGAEGGEGVDLPAGIPQSEAALEALQDCIRKVNEGPPSLTTVCFYAFHHTEQLLNTAEVSADSRLLAAGFDSSTVKLWSLRARKLKAKPHVTDVSRVHMACDVLEEEVDEEEASGSEIKMLRGHSGPVYRTAFLTDSSGLLSCSEDTSIRYWDLGSFTNTALYQGHAYPVWDVDVSPCSLYFASGSHDRTARLWTFSRTYPLRLYAGHLADVDCVKFHPNSNYLATGSTDKTVRLWSTQQGASVRLFTGHRGPVLALAFSPNGKYLASGGEDQRIKLWDLASGTLFKDLRGHTDSVTGLSFSPDSSLVASSSMDNSVRVWDIRSSHGGTPADGSSSELVGSYTGNTSNVLNVQFLACNLLLVTGSAQDKTES; from the exons ATGAAGCGGGTCCGCACGGAGCAGATCCAGTACGCAGTGGCTCAGTACCTGAAGAGGAGACAGTATGTGGACTCCACTGAGGGCTCCCTGAAAGCAGCCAAACTCTTCCAGACAGCCGAAGAGATGGCTGCCAGCCTCACAG TGCAGACCGAGTCAGGCTGCACCAATGTGGTCTCTGCAGCACCGTGTCAGTCGGACCCGCAGCAGTACGAGTTGCAGTACTTGAGGCTGCGCTGCTTCCTGTCAG AAGCAGACATATCATGGGCAAAGGAAGTGAGCAGCATCCTCTACCCGCTCTTTGTCTATTTCCACCTGGACATGGTGCACTTGGGCCTGAAGGGGGCAGTAGATGGCTTTTACAATCGTTTCCATAGTGCCTTCCTTCAGGACAGCGAGCAGCGTGCCACCATCGAGCAGCTGCGTCACGTCCTCACCAGTCAGGATGTGGCTGCCAACCCCAGGCTCAATGCTTTTCTGGCACACAAGTTTGTGGTGCATCTGACGGAGCCCGCCTACGGTTACCTGCTGCGCTACCTGCAGAGCGAGGACAACAGCGCCATCTGCAGGGTTctcagcacacacctgcagctggaGGTGAGCATCTCCAGGCGCACGGACTACCAGCTGTATGGCGGAGCGGGCGGGACTGCTGGTGCTCCCAACTCAACTTCCACGTGGGCGGGAGTGGACGGTGCAGAGGGCGGGGAGGGGGTGGATCTCCCTGCTGGAATTCCGCAGAGCGAGGCAGCCTTGGAGGCTCTGCAGGACTGCATCAGAAAGGTCAATGAGGGTCCCCCCTCGCTCACCACCGTGTGCTTCTACGCCTTCCACCACACAGAGCAGCTCCTCAACACTGCAGAGGTGTCGGCCGACAGCCGGCTGCTGGCCGCCGGCTTCGACAGCTCCACCGTCAAGCTGTGGAGCCTGCGCGCCCGAAAACTCAAAGCCAAACCGCACGTGACCGACGTGTCCCGCGTCCACATGGCATGCGATGTCCTGGAGGAGGAA GTCGATGAGGAGGAAGCCTCGGGCAGCGAGATCAAGATGCTCCGTGGCCACAGCGGTCCCGTGTATCGGACCGCCTTCCTGACAGACAGCTCAGGGCTGCTGTCCTGCTCCGAGGACACCAGCATCCGCTACTGGGATCTGGGCAGCTTCACCAATACGGCGCTCTACCAGGGTCACGCCTACCCGGTGTGGGACGTGGACGTGAGCCCCTGCAGCCTCTACTTTGCCAGCGGCTCCCACGACCGCACGGCCCGCCTCTGGACGTTCTCCCGCACCTACCCACTGCGGCTCTACGCCGGACACCTGGCAGACGTAGACTGCGTTAAATTCCATCCCAACTCTAACTACTTGGCCACTGGTTCCACCGACAAGACGGTGCGGCTGTGGAGCACCCAGCAGGGGGCGTCTGTCCGCCTCTTCACCGGTCACCGTGGCCCTGTGCTGGCGCTAGCCTTCTCGCCTAATGGGAAGTACCTGGCCTCTGGCGGGGAGGACCAGAGAATCAAGCTTTGGGATTTGGCTTCAGGAACGTTGTTCAAGGACCTGCGAGGACACACGGACAGTGTCACCGGCCTGTCCTTCAGCCCCGACAGCAGCCTGGTGGCGTCCTCATCCATGGACAATTCTGTCAGGGTGTGGGACATCCGCAGCTCTCATGGCGGAACGCCGGCAGACGGCTCGTCCAGCGAGCTGGTGGGCTCATATACAGGGAACACAAGCAATGTGCTCAATGTGCAGTTCCTGGCCTGCAACCTGCTACTGGTGACGGGAAGTGCACAAGATAAGACAGAATCTTAG
- the taf5l gene encoding TAF5-like RNA polymerase II p300/CBP-associated factor-associated factor 65 kDa subunit 5L isoform X2, whose product MKRVRTEQIQYAVAQYLKRRQYVDSTEGSLKAAKLFQTAEEMAASLTVQTESGCTNVVSAAPCQSDPQQYELQYLRLRCFLSADISWAKEVSSILYPLFVYFHLDMVHLGLKGAVDGFYNRFHSAFLQDSEQRATIEQLRHVLTSQDVAANPRLNAFLAHKFVVHLTEPAYGYLLRYLQSEDNSAICRVLSTHLQLEVSISRRTDYQLYGGAGGTAGAPNSTSTWAGVDGAEGGEGVDLPAGIPQSEAALEALQDCIRKVNEGPPSLTTVCFYAFHHTEQLLNTAEVSADSRLLAAGFDSSTVKLWSLRARKLKAKPHVTDVSRVHMACDVLEEEVDEEEASGSEIKMLRGHSGPVYRTAFLTDSSGLLSCSEDTSIRYWDLGSFTNTALYQGHAYPVWDVDVSPCSLYFASGSHDRTARLWTFSRTYPLRLYAGHLADVDCVKFHPNSNYLATGSTDKTVRLWSTQQGASVRLFTGHRGPVLALAFSPNGKYLASGGEDQRIKLWDLASGTLFKDLRGHTDSVTGLSFSPDSSLVASSSMDNSVRVWDIRSSHGGTPADGSSSELVGSYTGNTSNVLNVQFLACNLLLVTGSAQDKTES is encoded by the exons ATGAAGCGGGTCCGCACGGAGCAGATCCAGTACGCAGTGGCTCAGTACCTGAAGAGGAGACAGTATGTGGACTCCACTGAGGGCTCCCTGAAAGCAGCCAAACTCTTCCAGACAGCCGAAGAGATGGCTGCCAGCCTCACAG TGCAGACCGAGTCAGGCTGCACCAATGTGGTCTCTGCAGCACCGTGTCAGTCGGACCCGCAGCAGTACGAGTTGCAGTACTTGAGGCTGCGCTGCTTCCTGTCAG CAGACATATCATGGGCAAAGGAAGTGAGCAGCATCCTCTACCCGCTCTTTGTCTATTTCCACCTGGACATGGTGCACTTGGGCCTGAAGGGGGCAGTAGATGGCTTTTACAATCGTTTCCATAGTGCCTTCCTTCAGGACAGCGAGCAGCGTGCCACCATCGAGCAGCTGCGTCACGTCCTCACCAGTCAGGATGTGGCTGCCAACCCCAGGCTCAATGCTTTTCTGGCACACAAGTTTGTGGTGCATCTGACGGAGCCCGCCTACGGTTACCTGCTGCGCTACCTGCAGAGCGAGGACAACAGCGCCATCTGCAGGGTTctcagcacacacctgcagctggaGGTGAGCATCTCCAGGCGCACGGACTACCAGCTGTATGGCGGAGCGGGCGGGACTGCTGGTGCTCCCAACTCAACTTCCACGTGGGCGGGAGTGGACGGTGCAGAGGGCGGGGAGGGGGTGGATCTCCCTGCTGGAATTCCGCAGAGCGAGGCAGCCTTGGAGGCTCTGCAGGACTGCATCAGAAAGGTCAATGAGGGTCCCCCCTCGCTCACCACCGTGTGCTTCTACGCCTTCCACCACACAGAGCAGCTCCTCAACACTGCAGAGGTGTCGGCCGACAGCCGGCTGCTGGCCGCCGGCTTCGACAGCTCCACCGTCAAGCTGTGGAGCCTGCGCGCCCGAAAACTCAAAGCCAAACCGCACGTGACCGACGTGTCCCGCGTCCACATGGCATGCGATGTCCTGGAGGAGGAA GTCGATGAGGAGGAAGCCTCGGGCAGCGAGATCAAGATGCTCCGTGGCCACAGCGGTCCCGTGTATCGGACCGCCTTCCTGACAGACAGCTCAGGGCTGCTGTCCTGCTCCGAGGACACCAGCATCCGCTACTGGGATCTGGGCAGCTTCACCAATACGGCGCTCTACCAGGGTCACGCCTACCCGGTGTGGGACGTGGACGTGAGCCCCTGCAGCCTCTACTTTGCCAGCGGCTCCCACGACCGCACGGCCCGCCTCTGGACGTTCTCCCGCACCTACCCACTGCGGCTCTACGCCGGACACCTGGCAGACGTAGACTGCGTTAAATTCCATCCCAACTCTAACTACTTGGCCACTGGTTCCACCGACAAGACGGTGCGGCTGTGGAGCACCCAGCAGGGGGCGTCTGTCCGCCTCTTCACCGGTCACCGTGGCCCTGTGCTGGCGCTAGCCTTCTCGCCTAATGGGAAGTACCTGGCCTCTGGCGGGGAGGACCAGAGAATCAAGCTTTGGGATTTGGCTTCAGGAACGTTGTTCAAGGACCTGCGAGGACACACGGACAGTGTCACCGGCCTGTCCTTCAGCCCCGACAGCAGCCTGGTGGCGTCCTCATCCATGGACAATTCTGTCAGGGTGTGGGACATCCGCAGCTCTCATGGCGGAACGCCGGCAGACGGCTCGTCCAGCGAGCTGGTGGGCTCATATACAGGGAACACAAGCAATGTGCTCAATGTGCAGTTCCTGGCCTGCAACCTGCTACTGGTGACGGGAAGTGCACAAGATAAGACAGAATCTTAG
- the ltv1 gene encoding protein LTV1 homolog isoform X2, whose protein sequence is MPHRKKKSFIEKKKAVTFHLVHRSQRDPLAADETAPQHILLPAAKVEAEKRQEEQRKYGVFFDDDYDYLQHLKEASRQTELVAAGPSTHFHLHDDGEHDDGEEVDMVNVIPAASIKLPSSVFASDFEEDVGLLNKAAPISGPRLDMDPDIVAALDEDFNYEDPENELEDDFIVKANRASTAIALRGDDDDEDEWEDTDDDGDFDSESGLSEDGRLREFLFSDEETKSRFTEYSLTSSVMRRSEQLTLLDDRFEKIYEQYDDDEIGALDNAELEGFIQLDSARLEEVIKDYFVQKDRDSLRPDDLGPKELPVLQEEEDDEEEEMETLVIKAPEEKWDCETIISTYSNIHNRPKVIDHPPRVKPIRVSNRTGVPLDVLPTRGPTSKQAERMSRINDSDLPRVSTQARHKDEGKDERKARKQAIKEERKERRVEKKANKMAFKEEKARQEKQMLNLRNNVQGLKLS, encoded by the exons ATG CCTCACCGAAAGAAGAAGTCCTTCATTGAGAAGAAAAAGGCGGTGACCTTTCATCTGGTCCACAGGAGTCAGAGGGACCCCCTGGCCGCAGATGAGACCGCTCCACAGCACATCCTCCTGCCCGCCGCCAAG GTGGAGGCGGAGAAGCGGCAAGAGGAGCAGAGGAAATACGGCGTCTTTTTTGACGACGACTATGACTACCTGCAGCACCTGAAGGAGGCGTCCCGCCAAACTGAGCTGGTGGCTGCTGGCCCCTCCACCCATTTTCACCTCCATGATGATGGGGAGCATGACGATGGAGAGGAAGTTGACATGGTCAACGTCATACCT GCTGCAAGCATCAAGCTGCCATCGTCGGTGTTTGCCTCTGATTTCGAAGAAGATGTGGGACTTCTCAATAAGGCAGCGCCAATCTCAG GACCACGTCTGGACATGGACCCCGACATTGTGGCCGCTCTCGACGAGGACTTCAACTACGAAGACCCTGAGAACGAGCTGGAAGACGACTTCATTGTGAAAGCTAACCGTGCGAGTACCGCCATAGCGCtcag AGGCGATGATGACGACGAAGATGAGTGGGAGGACACAGATGATGACGGTGATTTCGACTCAGAGAGTGGGCTCTCAGAAGATGGCCGCCTTCGTGAGTTCCTCTTCTCGGACGAGGAGACGAAGAGTCGCTTCACCGAGTACTCATTGACCTCGTCCGTGATGAGGAGGAGCGAGCAGCTCACCTTGCTGGATGACCGCTTCGAGAAG ATTTACGAACAGTACGATGACGATGAGATCGGCGCTCTGGACAACGCTGAGCTGGAAGGCTTCATCCAGCTGGACAGCGCTCGACTGGAGGAAGTCATCAAAGACTACTTTGTCCAGAAAGACAGGGA CTCACTTAGGCCTGATGACTTGGGCCCAAAAGAACTTCCTGTCTTAcaagaggaggaagatgacgaggaggaggagatggaaACGTTGGTCATCAAGGCGCCAGAAGAGAAGTGGGACTGCGAGACCATCATCA GCACCTACTCCAACATCCACAACAGACCCAAAGTCATCGACCATCCTCCAAGG GTGAAGCCCATCCGCGTGTCCAACAGGACGGGAGTGCCTCTGGATGTGCTCCCCACTAGAGGGCCCACCAGCAAGCAGGCGGAGCGCATGAGCAGGATCAACGACTCGGACCTCCCTCGCGTCTCCACTCAGGCCCGCCACAAGGACGAGGGCAAGGACGAGAGGAAAGCCCGGAAGCAGGCCATCAAGGAGGAGCGTAAG gaaAGGCGAGTTGAGAAGAAGGCCAACAAGATGGCGTTCAAGGAGGAAAAGGCGCGTCAGGAGAAGCAGATGTTGAACCTGAGGAACAACGTTCAAGGTCTCAAACTGTCGTAA
- the ltv1 gene encoding protein LTV1 homolog isoform X1 — MPHRKKKSFIEKKKAVTFHLVHRSQRDPLAADETAPQHILLPAAKVEAEKRQEEQRKYGVFFDDDYDYLQHLKEASRQTELVAAGPSTHFHLHDDGEHDDGEEVDMVNVIPAASIKLPSSVFASDFEEDVGLLNKAAPISGPRLDMDPDIVAALDEDFNYEDPENELEDDFIVKANRASTAIALRGDDDDEDEWEDTDDDGDFDSESGLSEDGRLREFLFSDEETKSRFTEYSLTSSVMRRSEQLTLLDDRFEKIYEQYDDDEIGALDNAELEGFIQLDSARLEEVIKDYFVQKDRDSLRPDDLGPKELPVLQEEEDDEEEEMETLVIKAPEEKWDCETIISTYSNIHNRPKVIDHPPRVKPIRVSNRTGVPLDVLPTRGPTSKQAERMSRINDSDLPRVSTQARHKDEGKDERKARKQAIKEERKERRVEKKANKMAFKEEKARQEKQMLNLRNNVQVTPERVALDME; from the exons ATG CCTCACCGAAAGAAGAAGTCCTTCATTGAGAAGAAAAAGGCGGTGACCTTTCATCTGGTCCACAGGAGTCAGAGGGACCCCCTGGCCGCAGATGAGACCGCTCCACAGCACATCCTCCTGCCCGCCGCCAAG GTGGAGGCGGAGAAGCGGCAAGAGGAGCAGAGGAAATACGGCGTCTTTTTTGACGACGACTATGACTACCTGCAGCACCTGAAGGAGGCGTCCCGCCAAACTGAGCTGGTGGCTGCTGGCCCCTCCACCCATTTTCACCTCCATGATGATGGGGAGCATGACGATGGAGAGGAAGTTGACATGGTCAACGTCATACCT GCTGCAAGCATCAAGCTGCCATCGTCGGTGTTTGCCTCTGATTTCGAAGAAGATGTGGGACTTCTCAATAAGGCAGCGCCAATCTCAG GACCACGTCTGGACATGGACCCCGACATTGTGGCCGCTCTCGACGAGGACTTCAACTACGAAGACCCTGAGAACGAGCTGGAAGACGACTTCATTGTGAAAGCTAACCGTGCGAGTACCGCCATAGCGCtcag AGGCGATGATGACGACGAAGATGAGTGGGAGGACACAGATGATGACGGTGATTTCGACTCAGAGAGTGGGCTCTCAGAAGATGGCCGCCTTCGTGAGTTCCTCTTCTCGGACGAGGAGACGAAGAGTCGCTTCACCGAGTACTCATTGACCTCGTCCGTGATGAGGAGGAGCGAGCAGCTCACCTTGCTGGATGACCGCTTCGAGAAG ATTTACGAACAGTACGATGACGATGAGATCGGCGCTCTGGACAACGCTGAGCTGGAAGGCTTCATCCAGCTGGACAGCGCTCGACTGGAGGAAGTCATCAAAGACTACTTTGTCCAGAAAGACAGGGA CTCACTTAGGCCTGATGACTTGGGCCCAAAAGAACTTCCTGTCTTAcaagaggaggaagatgacgaggaggaggagatggaaACGTTGGTCATCAAGGCGCCAGAAGAGAAGTGGGACTGCGAGACCATCATCA GCACCTACTCCAACATCCACAACAGACCCAAAGTCATCGACCATCCTCCAAGG GTGAAGCCCATCCGCGTGTCCAACAGGACGGGAGTGCCTCTGGATGTGCTCCCCACTAGAGGGCCCACCAGCAAGCAGGCGGAGCGCATGAGCAGGATCAACGACTCGGACCTCCCTCGCGTCTCCACTCAGGCCCGCCACAAGGACGAGGGCAAGGACGAGAGGAAAGCCCGGAAGCAGGCCATCAAGGAGGAGCGTAAG gaaAGGCGAGTTGAGAAGAAGGCCAACAAGATGGCGTTCAAGGAGGAAAAGGCGCGTCAGGAGAAGCAGATGTTGAACCTGAGGAACAACGTTCAAG
- the taf5l gene encoding TAF5-like RNA polymerase II p300/CBP-associated factor-associated factor 65 kDa subunit 5L isoform X3 → MKRVRTEQIQYAVAQYLKRRQYVDSTEGSLKAAKLFQTAEEMAASLTAPCQSDPQQYELQYLRLRCFLSEADISWAKEVSSILYPLFVYFHLDMVHLGLKGAVDGFYNRFHSAFLQDSEQRATIEQLRHVLTSQDVAANPRLNAFLAHKFVVHLTEPAYGYLLRYLQSEDNSAICRVLSTHLQLEVSISRRTDYQLYGGAGGTAGAPNSTSTWAGVDGAEGGEGVDLPAGIPQSEAALEALQDCIRKVNEGPPSLTTVCFYAFHHTEQLLNTAEVSADSRLLAAGFDSSTVKLWSLRARKLKAKPHVTDVSRVHMACDVLEEEVDEEEASGSEIKMLRGHSGPVYRTAFLTDSSGLLSCSEDTSIRYWDLGSFTNTALYQGHAYPVWDVDVSPCSLYFASGSHDRTARLWTFSRTYPLRLYAGHLADVDCVKFHPNSNYLATGSTDKTVRLWSTQQGASVRLFTGHRGPVLALAFSPNGKYLASGGEDQRIKLWDLASGTLFKDLRGHTDSVTGLSFSPDSSLVASSSMDNSVRVWDIRSSHGGTPADGSSSELVGSYTGNTSNVLNVQFLACNLLLVTGSAQDKTES, encoded by the exons ATGAAGCGGGTCCGCACGGAGCAGATCCAGTACGCAGTGGCTCAGTACCTGAAGAGGAGACAGTATGTGGACTCCACTGAGGGCTCCCTGAAAGCAGCCAAACTCTTCCAGACAGCCGAAGAGATGGCTGCCAGCCTCACAG CACCGTGTCAGTCGGACCCGCAGCAGTACGAGTTGCAGTACTTGAGGCTGCGCTGCTTCCTGTCAG AAGCAGACATATCATGGGCAAAGGAAGTGAGCAGCATCCTCTACCCGCTCTTTGTCTATTTCCACCTGGACATGGTGCACTTGGGCCTGAAGGGGGCAGTAGATGGCTTTTACAATCGTTTCCATAGTGCCTTCCTTCAGGACAGCGAGCAGCGTGCCACCATCGAGCAGCTGCGTCACGTCCTCACCAGTCAGGATGTGGCTGCCAACCCCAGGCTCAATGCTTTTCTGGCACACAAGTTTGTGGTGCATCTGACGGAGCCCGCCTACGGTTACCTGCTGCGCTACCTGCAGAGCGAGGACAACAGCGCCATCTGCAGGGTTctcagcacacacctgcagctggaGGTGAGCATCTCCAGGCGCACGGACTACCAGCTGTATGGCGGAGCGGGCGGGACTGCTGGTGCTCCCAACTCAACTTCCACGTGGGCGGGAGTGGACGGTGCAGAGGGCGGGGAGGGGGTGGATCTCCCTGCTGGAATTCCGCAGAGCGAGGCAGCCTTGGAGGCTCTGCAGGACTGCATCAGAAAGGTCAATGAGGGTCCCCCCTCGCTCACCACCGTGTGCTTCTACGCCTTCCACCACACAGAGCAGCTCCTCAACACTGCAGAGGTGTCGGCCGACAGCCGGCTGCTGGCCGCCGGCTTCGACAGCTCCACCGTCAAGCTGTGGAGCCTGCGCGCCCGAAAACTCAAAGCCAAACCGCACGTGACCGACGTGTCCCGCGTCCACATGGCATGCGATGTCCTGGAGGAGGAA GTCGATGAGGAGGAAGCCTCGGGCAGCGAGATCAAGATGCTCCGTGGCCACAGCGGTCCCGTGTATCGGACCGCCTTCCTGACAGACAGCTCAGGGCTGCTGTCCTGCTCCGAGGACACCAGCATCCGCTACTGGGATCTGGGCAGCTTCACCAATACGGCGCTCTACCAGGGTCACGCCTACCCGGTGTGGGACGTGGACGTGAGCCCCTGCAGCCTCTACTTTGCCAGCGGCTCCCACGACCGCACGGCCCGCCTCTGGACGTTCTCCCGCACCTACCCACTGCGGCTCTACGCCGGACACCTGGCAGACGTAGACTGCGTTAAATTCCATCCCAACTCTAACTACTTGGCCACTGGTTCCACCGACAAGACGGTGCGGCTGTGGAGCACCCAGCAGGGGGCGTCTGTCCGCCTCTTCACCGGTCACCGTGGCCCTGTGCTGGCGCTAGCCTTCTCGCCTAATGGGAAGTACCTGGCCTCTGGCGGGGAGGACCAGAGAATCAAGCTTTGGGATTTGGCTTCAGGAACGTTGTTCAAGGACCTGCGAGGACACACGGACAGTGTCACCGGCCTGTCCTTCAGCCCCGACAGCAGCCTGGTGGCGTCCTCATCCATGGACAATTCTGTCAGGGTGTGGGACATCCGCAGCTCTCATGGCGGAACGCCGGCAGACGGCTCGTCCAGCGAGCTGGTGGGCTCATATACAGGGAACACAAGCAATGTGCTCAATGTGCAGTTCCTGGCCTGCAACCTGCTACTGGTGACGGGAAGTGCACAAGATAAGACAGAATCTTAG
- the capn9 gene encoding calpain-9, whose translation MPLQSTLAGRTAPAINTQMDGRSFEQLRQECLQRGFLFEDPDFPAADSSLFFSQSVPVRLEWKRPTEICTKPRFIVGDANRTDICQGQLGDCWLLAAIASLTLKKDALARVVPHDQDFDHQYAGIFHFQFWQHNKWLDVVVDDRLPTVRNQLIMLHSASNNEFWSALLEKAYAKLHGSYESLKGGSTMEAMEDFTGGVGEMYDTKKASGNLFFIMKKALDRGSMMGCSIDISSSAESEAKLSNGLVKGHAYSITGLQEVNYRGRKVKLIRVRNPWGQVEWNGPWSDHSKEWDYVDRAEKNRILQHSTEDGEFWMDFEDFKASYDKVEICNMTPDALTDNTKRHWEVQLFEGEWIRGSTAGGCRNFIDTFWTNPQFKLELVDADDEDDVCSVVIALMQKNRRRLRKEGMDLQTIGFAVYEAPNNAEHQGKDFFRMHASKARSKTYINLREVSERFTLPPGRYLLVPTTFQPHHEADFLVRIFSEKKVAALEMGNDVDADLPEPPPPSAPEDETDEEKSLRKLFEEVAGRDQAISVRELQQILNGVLSTRREIKFDGLSLHTCHNIMNLLDVDNTGKMEFQEFKVFWEKMKKWIMLFLSFDTDRSGTMSSYELRSALKAAGMKLNNQLLQLLALRFADDNYTIDFDDYLNCIVRLENMFRVFQAMDTRHKGRVNINLLQFLILSMSV comes from the exons ATGCCCCTCCAGTCCACCCTGGCGGGCCGGACCGCCCCCGCCATCAACACACAGATGGACGGCAGGTCCTTCGAGCAGCTGAGGCAGGAGTGTCTGCAGAGGGGCTTCCTCTTTGAAGATCCAGACTTCCCTGCTGCCGACTCCTCGCTTTTCTTCAGCCAGAGTGTTCCTGTCAGACTGGAGTGGAAGAGGCCTACG GAGATTTGCACCAAACCCAGGTTCATCGTGGGTGACGCCAACCGGACCGACATCTGCCAGGGACAGCTGG GGGACTGCTGGCTCCTGGCCGCCATTGCATCCTTGACGCTGAAGAAGGACGCTCTGGCCAGAGTAGTCCCCCACGACCAGGACTTTGACCACCAATACGCAGGCATCTTCCACTTCCAG TTCTGGCAGCACAACAAATGGCTGGACGTGGTGGTGGACGACCGTCTGCCGACGGTGCGCAATCAGCTGATCATGCTTCACTCGGCCTCTAACAACGAGTTCTGGAGCGCCTTGCTGGAGAAAGCCTATGCCAA GCTGCACGGCAGCTACGAGTCGCTGAAGGGCGGCAGCACCATGGAGGCCATGGAGGATTTCACCGGCGGCGTGGGCGAAATGTACGACACCAAGAAAGCTTCCGGCAACCTTTTCTTCATCATGAAGAAGGCCTTGGACAGAGGCTCCATGATGGGATGCTCCATTGAC ATTAGCAGCTCTGCAGAGTCAGAGGCCAAGTTGTCCAACGGCCTGGTAAAGGGGCATGCCTACTCCATCACAGGCCTGCAGGAG GTCAATTACAGAGGCAGGAAGGTCAAACTGATCCGTGTCAGAAATCCCTGGGGTCAGGTTGAGTGGAACGGCCCGTGGAGTGACCA ttccaAAGAGTGGGACTATGTGGACCGAGCAGAGAAAAATCGCATTCTGCAGCACTCGACAGAGGATGGTGAATTCTG GATGGACTTCGAGGACTTCAAGGCCAGCTATGATAAGGTGGAGATCTGCAACATGACACCTGACGCCCTGACAGACAATACCAAGCGCCACTGGGAGGTCCAGCTGTTCGAGGGCGAGTGGATCCGAGGCTCCACCGCTGGCGGCTGCAGGAACTTCATCG ACACGTTCTGGACCAACCCTCAGTTCAAACTGGAGCTGGTGGATGCCGACGACGAAGACGACGTGTGCAGCGTTGTCATTGCCCTGATGCAGAAGAACAGACGCCGGCTGAGGAAGGAGGGCATGGACCTGCAAACCATCGGTTTCGCGGTCTACGAG GCTCCAAACAACGCAGAGCATCAGGGAAAAGATTTCTTCCGCATGCACGCATCCAAAGCTCGCAGCAAGACCTACATCAACCTGCGTGAGGTGTCGGAACGCTTCACGCTGCCCCCCGGCAGATACCTCCTGGTGCCCACAACCTTCCAGCCTCACCACGAGGCCGACTTCCTGGTCCGCATTTTCTCCGAGAAGAAGGTGGCGGCTCT GGAGATGGGGAACGACGTTGATGCTGACCTGCCTGAG CCGCCTCCGCCCAGCGCTCCGGAGGATGAGACAGACGAGGAGAAATCCCTCAGGAAGCTCTTTGAGGAGGTGGCTGGAAGG GACCAGGCCATTTCTGTCAGGGAGCTTCAGCAGATACTGAACGGCGTCCTCAGCACGC GGAGAGAGATCAAGTTTGATGGCCTGAGCCTCCACACATGCCACAACATTATGAACTTGCTGGAT GTGGACAACACTGGGAAGATGGAGTTCCAAGAGTTCAAGGTCTTCTGGGAAAAGATGAAAAAGTGGATC ATGCTCTTCCTGTCCTTTGACACCGACCGCTCAGGAACGATGTCCTCTTATGAGCTTCGTAGCGCTCTCAAAGCTGCAG GGATGAAGCTGAACAATCAGCTCCTGCAACTGCTGGCCCTGAGGTTCGCTGATGACAACTACACCATCGACTTTGACGACTACCTGAACTGCATCGTCCGCCTGGAGAACATGTTCA GAGTTTTCCAGGCCATGGATACTCGCCACAAGGGCAGAGTGAACATCAACTTGTTGCAG TTTCTGATCTTGTCCATGTCTGTGTGA